In a single window of the Zea mays cultivar B73 chromosome 5, Zm-B73-REFERENCE-NAM-5.0, whole genome shotgun sequence genome:
- the LOC100304282 gene encoding RNA polymerase II C-terminal domain phosphatase-like 1-like, with the protein MFKSMVYFVNISIGEVEVWPKGQASAGLAVAAWARDIRVDRLSPPSERCPPLAVMHTVAVAARCLVMESRPPVAADVASLPLVDMHAACLRDNKTAVVALGDEELHLVAMTSRRNLTNHACFWGYKLPFGLYNSCLTMLNLRCLGIVFDLDETLVVANTSRSFEDRIDALQRKLSNETDPQRRNGMLSEIKRYQDDKSILKQYIEGDQVYDDGKVYKAQPEIVPPLSDNQQTMTRPVIRLQEKDIILTRINPLIRDTSVLVRLRPAWEDLRSYLIARGRKRFEVYVCTMAERDYALEMWRLLDPDSRLINSVRLHDRMVCVKSGLKKSLLNVFHDGSCHPGMALVIDDRLKVWDEKDQLRVHVVPAFTPYYAPQAEANCSIPVLCVARNVACNVRGGFFKDFDEGLLPRISNVHYEDEVNDISSAPDVGNYLITEDENVALVNGNRDSLPFDGMSDAEIERRMKEANAQAFHQTATNFVMPVAPAQNFVSSSVAPLAPPLSMMPPPFSQPVVQPGFSDPLQGSPAREEGEVPESELDPDTRRRLLILQHGQDTRDPTPPHPAIPPVQVPVPPVQPHGNWFPTEDGINPSNLSRGSAGFTVESDSMPYEKKQPPHPSFFHGGDSPMSSDRFGYQNQRFPSQLPHTEDHHMLQNHAPPKYRSFSGEELATRHVPSSQRNHIESGRHFSQYAGTSAGVLEGIAVKCGSKVEYRSTLCDTAELQFSIEVWIVGEKFGEGIGRTRREAQRQAAEMSLRNLANKYLSSDPNKLTDMKQDAFGSNRNIFGYSGNTRDDMLPLSSTSEESRFMKMEENNSRKTGDSVTALKELCTVEGYNLVFQACPSPADGLVGKESYAQVQIGRQILGKGVGLTWEEAKLQAADEALGTLRSMLGQLGHRRSGSPRSLAPNFNKRFKPDFPRTVQRVPYGTYSRIEGHAP; encoded by the exons ATGTTCAAGTCGATGGTTTATTTCGTGAACATCTCAATCGGGGAGGTTGAGGTGTGGCCCAAGGGCCAGGCGAGCGCAGGCCTGGCCGTGGCGGCGTGGGCGCGAGATATCCGCGTTGACCGCCTTTCCCCGCCCAGCGAGCGGTGCCCTCCGCTGGCCGTCATGCACACCGTGGCCGTCGCCGCCCGATGCCTCGTCATGGAGTCCAggccgcccgtcgccgccgacgtgGCGTCGCTGCCTCTCGTCGACATGCACGCCGCTTGCCTCAGGGACAACAAG ACCGCGGTTGTTGCACTTGGAGATGAAGAATTGCATTTAGTTGCGATGACATCCAGAAGAAACTTGACAAATCATGCATGTTTCTGGGGCTACAAGTTGCCATTTGGTTTGTATAATTCTTGCTTGACCATGTTAAATCTACGGTGCCTGGGAATCGTGTTTGACCTTGATGAGACATTGGTTGTCGCCAATACATCACGGTCTTTCGAGGACAGAATTGATGCACTTCAAAGAAAGCTGAGCAATGAGACTGATCCACAGCGTAGAAATGGTATGCTATCAGAGATCAAGAGGTACCAAGATGATAAATCCATCTTAAAGCAATATATAGAAGGTGATCAGGTCTATGATGACGGTAAAGTGTATAAAGCACAACCTGAGATTGTTCCACCATTGTCTGATAACCAGCAAACAATGACACGCCCAGTTATAAGATTACAAGAAAAAGACATTATCCTGACAAGAATAAATCCTCTG ATTAGGGATACCAGTGTGCTTGTACGTTTAAGGCCAGCCTGGGAGGATCTTCGCAGCTACTTAATTGCCAGAGGTCGCAAACGTTTTGAGGTCTATGTGTGTACGATGGCTGAAAGAGACTATGCTTTAGAAATGTGGAGATTGCTTGATCCAGATTCAAGATTAATTAATTCTGTTCGACTTCATGATAGGATGGTGTGCGTAAAATCTG GTTTAAAGAAGTCCTTGCTAAATGTCTTCCATGATGGTTCTTGTCATCCTGGTATGGCATTAGTAATTGATGATCGTCTGAAAGTTTGGGATGAGAAGGATCAATTACGAGTCCATGTGGTTCCTGCATTTACTCCATATTATGCTCCACAGGCAGAG GCAAATTGTTCTATCCCGGTTCTTTGTGTAGCCAGAAACGTTGCATGCAATGTTAGGGGTGGTTTCTTCAA AGACTTCGATGAAGGACTCTTACCAAGGATTAGTAATGTTCATTATGAAGATGAAGTAAATGATATCTCATCTGCGCCAGATGTTGGCAATTATTTGATAACAGAG GATGAGAATGTCGCATTAGTGAATGGAAATAGAGATTCATTGCCTTTTGATGGTATGTCAGATGCAGAGATTGAACGGAGAATGAAG GAAGCCAATGCTCAAGCATTCCATCAAACAGCGACTAACTTTGTCATGCCAGTAGCCCCTGCTCAGAATTTTGTTTCGTCTTCAGTTGCACCATTAGCGCCACCTCTTAGCATGATGCCGCCTCCATTCAGCCAGCCAGTTGTTCAGCCAGGTTTTTCAGATCCACTGCAAGGTTCTCCAGCTAGAGAAGAGGGTGAAGTTCCTGAGTCTGAGTTGGATCCAGACACAAGGAGAAGGCTTCTCATATTGCAGCATGGTCAAGACACAAGAGATCCTACACCTCCACACCCAGCGATACCACCAGTGCAAGTTCCAGTTCCTCCAGTGCAACCTCATGGGAATTGGTTTCCCACAGAGGATGGGATAAACCCAAGTAACCTGAGTAGAGGTTCAGCAGGTTTCACCGTTGAATCCGATTCTATGCCCTATGAGAAAAAACAACCACCTCATCCTTCATTCTTTCATGGTGGGGATAGTCCTATGTCGTCTGATAGATTTGGCTATCAGAACCAGAGGTTTCCCTCTCAG CTACCGCACACCGAGGATCACCACATGCTTCAGAACCATGCACCTCCAAAATACAGATCCTTTTCTG GTGAGGAGCTAGCAACTCGGCATGTTCCCTCAAGCCAAAGAAACCATATAGAatcaggaagacacttttcacaatATGCTGGGACCTCTGCTGGCGTATTAGAGGGCATTGCTGTGAAATGCGGATCTAAG GTGGAGTACAGGTCAACATTATGTGATACCGCAGAACTACAATTCTCTATTGAG GTTTGGATTGTTGGAGAAAAGTTTGGTGAAGGAATTGGTAGGACAAGGAGAGAAGCACAGCGCCAAGCTGCAGAAATGTCTTTAAGAAACTTGGCCA ATAAATACTTGTCATCTGATCCAAATAAGTTGACTGATATGAAACAAGATGCTTTCGGTAGCAACAGAAACATCTTTGGTTACTCTGGAAATACTAGGGATGATATGTTGCCACTTTCAAGTACTTCTGAGGAATCTCGCTTTATGAAAATGGAGGAGAACAATTCCAGGAAAACAGGAGATTCTGTCACTGCTCTCAAGGAACTT TGCACAGTTGAGGGATATAACTTAGTTTTTCAAGCCTGTCCATCTCCAGCAGATGGTTTAGTTGGGAAAGAATCTTATGCTCAGGTACAAATTGGTAGGCAAATTCTAGGCAAAGGAGTTGGGTTAACATGGGAAGAGGCCAAGCTCCAG GCTGCTGATGAGGCTCTTGGAACTTTAAGATCCATGCTAGGTCAACTTGGTCATAGACGATCTGGCTCTCCAAG GTCATTGGCACCGAATTTTAACAAGCGGTTCAAGCCAGATTTTCCAAGGACCGTGCAAAGAGTTCCTTATGGAACATATTCTAGAATCGAAGGCCATGCTCCTTAG
- the LOC100216635 gene encoding putative protein kinase superfamily protein isoform X1, whose translation MALVRRCLCGSEEDCRALLGMENLRLFSYREIRAGTNNFDQSNKLGRGGFGTVYKGVLRDGTEFAAKVLSSESEQGIKEFLAEIESISQVKHANLVRLLGCCVQRKKRILVYEYLANNSLDHALKGAAADLPWSTRSGICLGTAKGLSYLHEEHEPNIVHRDIKASNVLLDRDYLPKIGDFGLAKLFPDNITHISTAVVGTSGYLAPEYFVHGQLTKKADVYSFGVLVLEIVSGRRVSQTIQSDMFPVREAWMMYQQGRLLEIVDASMGSYPEKEVLRYIKVGLACTQATPSSRPTMRQVLALLSERRCSRRVSPSTAATTRPLPWGVCPPVR comes from the exons ATGGCGTTGGTGCGGCGATGCCTCTGTGGATCCGAGGAAGACTGCAGAG CGCTTTTGGGCATGGAAAATCTCCGGCTGTTCTCCTACAGAGAGATCAGAGCAGGCACAAACAACTTCGATCAGAGTAACAAGCTTGGACGAGGTGGTTTTGGAACTGTCTACAAG GGAGTTCTAAGAGACGGCACTGAATTTGCCGCGAAGGTTCTGTCCTCGGAATCCGAGCAGGGGATCAAGGAGTTCCTAGCTGAGATCGAGAGCATATCCCAGGTGAAGCACGCGAACCTCGTCAGGCTTCTGGGCTGCTGCGTACAGAGGAAAAAAAGGATACTGGTGTACGAGTACCTTGCGAACAACAGCCTCGATCATGCGCTCAAAG GAGCAGCAGCAGATCTACCCTGGAGCACGAGGTCGGGCATCTGCTTGGGCACCGCCAAGGGGCTGAGCTACCTGCACGAGGAGCACGAGCCGAACATCGTGCACAGGGACATCAAAGCCAGCAATGTTCTTCTCGACCGAGACTACCTGCCAAAGATCGGAGATTTCGGGCTCGCGAAGCTGTTCCCGGACAACATCACCCACATCAGCACCGCAGTGGTCGGAACGAG TGGATACTTGGCGCCTGAATACTTCGTGCATGGGCAGCTGACCAAGAAAGCCGACGTCTACAGCTTCGGGGTGCTTGTCCTGGAGATCGTCAGCGGGAGGAGGGTCTCGCAAACGATCCAGTCGGACATGTTCCCGGTGCGAGAG GCATGGATGATGTACCAGCAAGGCAGGCTGCTAGAGATCGTGGACGCGAGCATGGGGAGCTACCCGGAGAAGGAGGTGCTCCGGTACATCAAGGTGGGGCTGGCCTGCACGCAGGCCACGCCCAGCAGCCGCCCCACGATGCGCCAGGTGCTTGCCTTGCTGTCGGAACGGAGATGCTCCCGCCGAGTTTCGCCGAGCACCGCGGCCACCACACGGCCCCTGCCCTGGGGGGTTTGCCCGCCGGTCCGCTAA